Proteins from one Natrinema salinisoli genomic window:
- a CDS encoding ABC transporter ATP-binding protein yields the protein MTAVVDATDLEKRYGETVALSGASLSVESGEVFGLIGPNGAGKTTLVRALTGTTEPDTGTARILGESPAAVDRDRLGVLPQEFSPPARLSARELLSYYAGLYDDPRDPDDVLADVGLVDAGETWYEDLSGGQQRRVCVGSALVNDPDLLFLDEPTTGIDPAGRRTVWGLIEDLAAGGTTVVLTTHDMAEAERLADRIGLLADGSLVAQGTPEALVRDHGGSSRLTIETAADPDAFADLEYPVERAAGGRGRNPDSGVIVRDIEPAAIGTVVDYLEARDIEYTELSWAEPDLEDVYLELADATERARTERLGGGDGGTGESDLAQAGETA from the coding sequence ATGACAGCCGTAGTCGATGCGACGGACCTCGAGAAGCGCTACGGCGAGACGGTGGCGCTGTCGGGGGCGTCGCTGTCCGTCGAGAGCGGCGAGGTGTTCGGACTGATCGGGCCGAACGGGGCCGGCAAGACGACGCTCGTCCGCGCGCTGACGGGGACGACCGAGCCCGATACGGGAACGGCGCGGATCCTCGGCGAGTCGCCGGCGGCCGTCGATCGCGACCGGCTCGGCGTCTTGCCACAGGAGTTCTCGCCGCCGGCCCGCCTCAGCGCCCGCGAACTCCTGTCTTACTACGCGGGACTGTACGACGACCCGCGCGATCCCGACGACGTCCTCGCCGACGTCGGTCTGGTCGACGCCGGCGAAACCTGGTACGAGGACCTTTCGGGCGGGCAGCAACGGCGCGTCTGCGTCGGCTCCGCGCTGGTCAACGACCCCGACCTCCTCTTTCTCGACGAGCCGACGACCGGCATCGACCCCGCCGGTCGTCGCACCGTCTGGGGGCTGATCGAGGATCTCGCCGCCGGCGGGACGACCGTCGTCCTCACGACCCACGACATGGCCGAAGCCGAACGCCTCGCCGACCGCATCGGCCTGCTCGCCGATGGGAGCCTCGTCGCGCAGGGCACACCCGAGGCCCTCGTCCGCGACCACGGCGGCTCGAGCCGACTCACGATCGAAACGGCGGCCGATCCGGACGCCTTCGCCGACCTCGAGTACCCAGTCGAACGCGCGGCGGGTGGTCGGGGCCGAAACCCGGACAGTGGCGTTATCGTCCGCGACATCGAGCCCGCCGCGATCGGGACGGTGGTCGACTACCTCGAGGCGCGCGATATCGAGTACACCGAGCTCTCGTGGGCCGAACCGGACCTCGAGGACGTCTATCTCGAACTGGCCGACGCGACCGAGCGAGCGCGGACGGAGCGACTGGGCGGCGGGGACGGCGGAACCGGCGAATCGGATCTCGCACAGGCGGGTGAGACGGCGTGA
- a CDS encoding metallophosphoesterase yields the protein MATETDGDDRVYYVISDLHIGGDEQLEDAAFLGELRAFLERLARTDENAELIINGDAFGLWEFTTVDGLEKFEVLEETYPELFEQLRATGENIPITLLPGNHDHELAAYDEYVDRFAAYNVDLVQDQSIVRTVGDQAIHFEHGHQQDANNRIEDWGNPYATPLGYYYNTLVTSRAGQLSDRGRYNWLKDVQAVTPTERMPIWLLSKYFYREMNPLIRYSLVPFLLLFNISALLSVLAGLHLTGIWSLPVTWTEAFLEQFGRAGTAAWFLLTLNVAVAGLLLLIGIPLYFIRRDIRKTIDRFGVFETELTVDPVESYEERAREVFAAEPETTIFCFGHTHRPMLKEVDGGVLVNTGTWLKRLHRRDGIIGILPPVFYPSYQLAAVRIAPESESETASDAAGVAVEFERFTKPSPATEELTRTERFFTVGREPVPDLPDRHVVENPEPETVHAPEATD from the coding sequence ATGGCCACCGAGACGGACGGCGATGATCGTGTCTACTACGTGATCAGCGATCTCCACATCGGCGGCGACGAACAGCTCGAGGACGCTGCGTTTCTCGGCGAGCTGCGCGCCTTCCTCGAGCGGCTGGCGCGGACCGACGAGAACGCGGAATTGATCATCAACGGCGACGCGTTCGGGCTCTGGGAGTTCACGACGGTCGACGGGCTCGAGAAGTTCGAGGTCCTGGAGGAGACGTATCCGGAGCTGTTCGAGCAACTTCGAGCGACGGGGGAGAATATCCCTATCACGCTGCTGCCGGGGAATCACGACCACGAGCTCGCGGCGTACGACGAGTACGTCGATCGGTTCGCGGCGTACAACGTGGACCTCGTTCAGGACCAGTCGATCGTTCGAACGGTCGGCGACCAGGCGATCCACTTCGAGCACGGCCACCAGCAGGACGCCAACAACCGGATCGAGGACTGGGGGAACCCCTACGCGACGCCGCTGGGCTACTACTACAACACGCTCGTGACGAGCCGGGCGGGTCAGCTCTCCGACCGCGGCCGGTACAACTGGCTGAAGGACGTGCAGGCGGTCACCCCGACCGAGCGAATGCCGATCTGGCTCCTCTCGAAGTACTTCTACCGGGAGATGAATCCGCTGATACGCTACTCGCTGGTGCCGTTCCTGTTGCTGTTCAATATCAGCGCCCTCCTCTCGGTACTGGCGGGGCTGCATCTGACGGGGATCTGGTCGCTACCGGTTACCTGGACGGAGGCGTTCCTCGAGCAGTTCGGCAGGGCCGGCACCGCGGCCTGGTTCCTCCTCACGCTCAACGTCGCCGTCGCCGGGCTGCTCCTGCTCATCGGGATTCCGCTGTACTTCATCCGTCGAGACATCAGGAAGACGATCGATCGCTTCGGCGTGTTCGAGACGGAGCTCACCGTCGATCCGGTCGAATCGTACGAGGAGCGCGCTCGCGAGGTCTTCGCGGCGGAGCCGGAGACGACGATCTTCTGCTTCGGGCACACCCACCGCCCGATGTTGAAGGAAGTCGACGGCGGCGTGCTGGTCAACACGGGCACGTGGCTCAAGCGCCTCCACCGTCGCGACGGGATCATCGGAATCCTCCCGCCGGTGTTCTACCCGTCGTACCAGCTGGCCGCCGTTCGCATCGCGCCCGAGTCAGAGAGCGAGACCGCGTCAGATGCCGCGGGCGTCGCCGTCGAGTTCGAGCGGTTCACGAAACCGAGCCCCGCGACGGAGGAACTGACGCGCACCGAGCGGTTCTTCACGGTCGGCCGCGAGCCCGTCCCCGACCTGCCGGATCGCCACGTCGTCGAGAATCCGGAACCGGAGACGGTCCACGCGCCGGAAGCGACCGACTGA
- a CDS encoding histidine kinase N-terminal 7TM domain-containing protein, translating to MTWQLTPYTVPLLLATLLATVGAIVTWRHRSGPVETWGSSVQLSVGLWAFLTLCTVSSVPLELKLFWFRSFLVVPPLLTVTTLCFVFHFTGRGDWLTRPRLVALFLFPVATLVLVATNHVHGYMFVDPRVAHGSVSLLEYDLQWGTYAVFGLSYALVVVHSTMLSLKILRSRNVYRRIAFVIIVTTVGSTSMTLFSLAEVSPAPPHFMLLPLAYLAFGTLLIVGTSSITVAKKVPVDRLLSVLGSQRGAVVPLARDFVVEAVDNGIIVFDRNDRVVDVNSTAKRLAGGGRPVGKHVTALVPSEIVLRAGDLEAVLDGSEPVRELREELWVRLDDRERCYDVRVSALGDDDDPVGHVALIHDITEQKRREDQLRAREQELELQKEQLEYQNERLDRFAGIVSHDLRNPLNVAQGYLETILSEVEDTDADDGPAEVSVSVEYLEEVERSHDRMGDIIEDALALARQGKAITETESVTLSVVAKDAWANVETRKATLELGDDCSVVADRDRLLNVFENLFRNSLEHGTPSDEEDDHASPTVRVGRLADGTGFYVEDNGPGIPDDRKESVLEEGYTTATDGTGFGLAIVRDVVTAHGWSIAVTDAADGGARFEISGVDQSDVDDPALPPLGRRSTE from the coding sequence ATGACGTGGCAACTGACGCCGTACACCGTCCCGCTATTGCTCGCGACACTCCTCGCGACCGTCGGTGCGATCGTCACGTGGCGACACCGGTCCGGGCCGGTCGAAACCTGGGGGTCGAGCGTTCAGCTCTCGGTCGGTCTGTGGGCGTTTCTGACACTGTGCACCGTCTCGAGCGTCCCGCTGGAGCTGAAGCTGTTCTGGTTTCGGTCGTTTCTGGTAGTACCACCGTTACTGACCGTTACAACCCTGTGTTTTGTGTTTCACTTTACCGGTCGCGGTGACTGGCTCACCCGCCCTCGTCTCGTCGCTCTCTTCCTCTTTCCCGTCGCAACGCTCGTTCTCGTCGCGACGAACCACGTTCACGGGTACATGTTCGTCGACCCGCGGGTCGCGCACGGCTCGGTCTCTCTCCTCGAGTACGATTTGCAATGGGGGACGTACGCGGTCTTCGGACTGTCGTACGCGCTCGTGGTGGTCCACAGCACGATGCTCTCGCTGAAGATCTTGCGCTCGCGAAACGTCTATCGGCGGATCGCCTTCGTTATCATCGTGACCACCGTTGGCTCCACGTCGATGACGCTCTTTTCGCTCGCAGAGGTGAGTCCGGCCCCTCCTCACTTCATGCTGCTGCCGCTTGCCTATCTCGCGTTCGGCACGCTGCTCATCGTCGGGACCTCGAGTATCACGGTCGCCAAGAAGGTCCCCGTCGATCGGCTGCTCTCGGTACTGGGCTCGCAACGCGGAGCCGTGGTGCCGCTGGCCAGGGACTTCGTCGTCGAAGCGGTCGACAACGGGATCATCGTTTTCGACCGGAACGATCGCGTCGTCGACGTCAACTCGACTGCAAAGCGGCTGGCCGGGGGTGGCCGGCCGGTCGGCAAACACGTGACGGCGCTCGTCCCGTCCGAGATCGTCCTCCGAGCCGGCGACCTCGAGGCCGTCCTCGACGGCTCGGAGCCGGTCCGTGAACTTCGGGAGGAACTGTGGGTCCGGCTCGACGACCGAGAGCGGTGTTACGACGTTCGGGTTTCGGCACTCGGCGACGATGACGACCCCGTCGGACACGTCGCCCTGATTCACGACATCACCGAACAGAAACGCCGCGAGGACCAACTCCGAGCGCGGGAACAGGAACTCGAACTCCAGAAGGAGCAACTCGAGTATCAGAACGAACGGCTCGACCGGTTCGCGGGAATCGTCTCCCACGACCTCCGGAACCCGCTCAACGTCGCACAGGGCTATCTCGAGACGATACTGAGCGAGGTCGAGGACACCGACGCTGACGACGGGCCGGCGGAGGTTTCCGTCAGCGTCGAGTACCTCGAGGAAGTGGAGCGCTCACACGACCGGATGGGCGACATCATCGAGGACGCGCTCGCGCTCGCCCGGCAGGGGAAGGCGATTACGGAAACCGAGTCGGTCACTCTCTCGGTCGTTGCCAAGGACGCGTGGGCGAACGTCGAGACGCGGAAGGCGACGCTTGAACTCGGCGACGACTGCTCGGTCGTCGCCGATCGGGACCGACTGCTGAACGTCTTCGAGAACCTGTTCCGAAACAGTCTGGAACACGGAACGCCCAGCGACGAGGAGGACGACCATGCGAGTCCGACCGTTCGTGTCGGTCGTCTCGCCGATGGAACTGGGTTCTACGTCGAAGACAACGGCCCCGGGATTCCGGACGACCGAAAGGAATCGGTGCTGGAAGAGGGATATACGACGGCTACCGACGGGACCGGATTCGGGCTCGCGATCGTCCGGGACGTCGTCACGGCCCACGGCTGGTCGATCGCAGTGACCGACGCCGCCGACGGCGGTGCGCGATTCGAAATTTCGGGCGTCGATCAGTCCGATGTCGACGACCCCGCCCTGCCGCCACTCGGTAGGCGGAGCACCGAGTGA
- a CDS encoding TIGR03557 family F420-dependent LLM class oxidoreductase: protein MTQLGYTLSSEEHGPNELVEIARRAEDAGFDFLSISDHFHPWVSAQGESPFVWSTLGGIATVTDDIEVGVGVTCPTIRIHPVNVAHAVATVDEMLGDRFTFGVGTGENLNEHVTGEHWPEHGVRLEMLDEAMDVMRSLWTGQTTSHHGEYYTVENARLYTVPDEQPTTIGSAFGPQTAEWVAETADGLWCSGPKSEPVEAYEGAGGDGPKYTQLHGCYADSEDEAIETVYEQWPNGSIPGELGQELPTPAHFEQAAEMVEKEDIAEAGTTTEPDPQAHIDSIEQAIDAGYDHVYFHQIGPDQEKAIEFYAADVLPSFE, encoded by the coding sequence ATGACACAGCTCGGATACACCCTCTCGAGCGAGGAACACGGCCCGAACGAGCTCGTCGAGATCGCCCGCCGCGCCGAGGACGCCGGCTTCGACTTCCTCTCGATCTCGGATCACTTTCACCCGTGGGTCTCGGCGCAGGGGGAGTCGCCGTTCGTCTGGTCGACGCTCGGCGGCATCGCGACGGTGACCGACGACATCGAGGTCGGCGTGGGCGTCACCTGCCCGACGATCCGGATCCACCCGGTCAACGTCGCCCACGCCGTTGCGACCGTCGACGAGATGCTCGGCGACCGGTTTACCTTCGGTGTCGGCACCGGCGAAAACCTGAACGAACACGTCACCGGCGAGCACTGGCCCGAACACGGCGTGCGCCTCGAGATGTTAGACGAGGCGATGGACGTCATGCGCTCCCTCTGGACCGGCCAGACAACGAGCCACCACGGCGAGTACTATACGGTAGAGAACGCGCGGCTCTACACCGTGCCCGACGAGCAGCCGACGACGATCGGGAGCGCCTTCGGCCCGCAGACGGCCGAATGGGTCGCGGAGACAGCGGACGGGCTGTGGTGTTCGGGCCCGAAATCGGAGCCGGTCGAGGCCTACGAGGGCGCCGGCGGTGACGGGCCGAAATACACCCAGCTACACGGCTGCTACGCCGACAGCGAGGACGAAGCGATCGAAACCGTCTACGAACAGTGGCCCAACGGCTCGATCCCCGGCGAACTCGGTCAGGAGCTCCCGACGCCGGCCCACTTCGAGCAGGCGGCGGAGATGGTCGAAAAAGAAGATATCGCTGAAGCAGGCACGACTACCGAGCCCGACCCGCAGGCCCACATCGACAGCATTGAGCAGGCAATCGACGCCGGCTACGATCACGTCTATTTCCACCAGATCGGACCCGACCAGGAGAAAGCGATCGAGTTCTACGCGGCGGACGTGTTGCCGTCGTTCGAGTGA
- a CDS encoding GrpB family protein, producing MVNANDDPIELVPARHDTWRECFVAERDRVSDVLTSESLEATVEQIEHVGSTAVPNLASKDIVDLDIVVADDAVSDVSRTLKSELGGDRIENSDQWHPVFRCDGGQRFNDHVFATSSDGWKISVVTRDVLRAYPALRTEYETLKRDLAADHDDLVAYSEGKTAFIEHILNVARSDDDLTVAFDIPTIES from the coding sequence ATGGTCAATGCGAACGACGATCCGATCGAACTCGTTCCGGCCAGACACGACACGTGGCGCGAGTGCTTCGTCGCCGAACGTGACCGCGTGTCCGACGTGTTGACCAGCGAATCTCTCGAGGCTACCGTAGAGCAAATCGAACACGTCGGATCGACCGCTGTCCCCAACCTCGCCTCGAAAGATATTGTCGACCTCGATATCGTCGTCGCGGACGATGCGGTGAGCGACGTCTCCCGGACGCTCAAGTCCGAACTCGGCGGGGACCGCATCGAGAACAGCGATCAGTGGCATCCCGTCTTTCGCTGCGACGGTGGTCAGCGGTTCAACGATCACGTCTTCGCGACCTCGAGCGACGGCTGGAAGATCAGCGTCGTCACGCGCGACGTCCTTCGCGCGTACCCCGCGCTCCGTACGGAGTACGAAACGCTGAAGCGCGATCTGGCAGCCGACCACGACGACCTCGTCGCCTACTCCGAGGGGAAGACCGCGTTCATCGAGCACATCCTCAACGTCGCGCGCTCGGACGACGATCTGACGGTCGCGTTCGATATCCCGACGATCGAGTCGTAG
- a CDS encoding potassium channel family protein has translation MNYWWRRIVLSLVAVLVLVLVYAGLYQLGMAAFEGETKTYAQSIQTVIETLTTAGFGGDAPWESTVMNLFVVVMNLTGVLLVFLALPLIVVPLFRQALEDRPPETTDLTDHVVICSYTPRSDVLAQELEAANEPYVFVDDDAELVVDLNNEGTNAIYGELDQEETLRAANAGDASALVTDIDDETNAMVILTARELSSDLEIVSVVENGDVASYHRYAGADEVVRPRRVLGQSLAAKATTTVSAELRDTIELSEDLAVTELLVQDHSDLVGQTIPESGIRDRMGITVIGAWFNGEFVPVPGSENVIDGNTILLVAGRRDDLTELKSRTVSSLPHNPDRVVVGGYGVVGRTAVETLASGGVSTSVVDLEDKPGVDIVGSVTDEAILETADVADSRAVILTLNDDATTIYATLVLKQVAPDIEIIARANETENVPKFYRAGAEYVLSLSTVTGRMLDSILIEGEEILTPETQFELVRTTAPRIVGRSLGEVDLRARTGCTIVAVERGDELLTDLGPEFVVREDDMLIVAGSDDAVNRFVAFAC, from the coding sequence ATGAATTACTGGTGGCGGCGTATCGTCCTCTCGCTGGTCGCCGTTCTCGTCCTCGTGCTCGTCTACGCCGGGCTCTATCAGCTGGGGATGGCCGCCTTCGAAGGGGAAACGAAGACGTACGCGCAGTCGATCCAGACCGTCATCGAGACGCTGACGACGGCCGGCTTCGGCGGTGATGCCCCCTGGGAGAGCACCGTCATGAACCTGTTCGTGGTCGTAATGAATCTCACGGGCGTCCTGCTCGTCTTCCTCGCATTACCGCTGATCGTCGTGCCGCTGTTCCGGCAGGCCCTCGAGGATCGGCCGCCGGAGACGACCGACCTCACCGATCACGTCGTCATCTGCTCGTACACACCACGATCCGACGTGCTCGCACAGGAGCTCGAGGCGGCGAACGAGCCCTACGTCTTCGTCGACGACGACGCCGAGCTCGTCGTCGATCTCAACAATGAGGGGACCAACGCCATCTACGGCGAACTCGATCAGGAGGAAACGCTGCGTGCGGCGAACGCCGGCGATGCCAGCGCACTCGTCACCGACATCGACGACGAGACCAACGCGATGGTGATCCTCACGGCGCGAGAGCTCTCGAGCGATCTCGAGATCGTCAGCGTCGTCGAGAACGGCGACGTCGCGAGTTACCACCGCTACGCCGGGGCCGACGAGGTCGTCCGCCCGCGGCGGGTGCTCGGCCAGAGCCTCGCGGCGAAGGCGACGACGACGGTTTCGGCCGAACTCCGGGACACGATCGAGCTCAGCGAGGACCTCGCGGTGACCGAACTGCTGGTCCAGGATCACAGCGACCTCGTCGGACAGACGATCCCTGAATCGGGGATCCGGGACCGCATGGGAATCACCGTCATCGGTGCCTGGTTCAACGGCGAGTTCGTCCCCGTCCCCGGCTCGGAAAACGTGATCGACGGCAACACGATCCTGCTCGTCGCCGGTCGCCGCGACGACCTCACCGAGCTGAAATCGCGGACGGTATCGTCGCTGCCCCACAACCCGGATCGGGTCGTCGTCGGCGGGTACGGTGTCGTCGGACGAACCGCGGTCGAAACCCTGGCATCTGGCGGTGTCTCGACATCTGTCGTCGATCTCGAGGACAAACCGGGAGTCGACATCGTCGGCAGCGTTACCGACGAAGCGATTCTCGAGACTGCCGACGTCGCCGACTCGAGGGCGGTCATTCTTACGCTCAACGACGACGCGACGACGATCTACGCGACGCTGGTTCTCAAGCAGGTCGCCCCCGATATCGAGATCATCGCGCGAGCGAACGAGACCGAGAACGTTCCGAAGTTCTACCGCGCGGGGGCCGAGTACGTCCTGTCGCTGTCGACGGTGACCGGTCGGATGCTCGACTCCATCCTGATCGAGGGCGAGGAGATCCTCACGCCCGAAACCCAGTTCGAACTCGTTCGGACGACCGCCCCGAGGATCGTCGGCCGGAGCCTGGGCGAGGTGGACCTGCGGGCGCGAACCGGGTGTACCATCGTCGCGGTCGAGCGCGGCGACGAACTGCTGACCGACCTCGGGCCGGAGTTCGTCGTCCGCGAGGACGACATGCTGATCGTCGCGGGAAGCGACGACGCAGTCAATCGGTTCGTCGCGTTCGCGTGCTGA
- a CDS encoding aldo/keto reductase, producing the protein MEVVHSQNVKTISLTDDASDRLRAEKLEEESFSDVVRRSTEGVSLEQYYGAPSDETADELETIIDCLSQAVAASPLVLTLATEPPSMEYTTLGNTGTTVSKLCFGTWRFGKESDGTVETNREEAHDLLDACWEHGINFIDTANVYGDPNGKSERWIGEWLEDRGHHREDVVLASKVYFPYDGRGEPGPNDSGLGRKHIRAQIEGTLERLGTDYLDLYYIHRWDDDTPIRETMRTLTELVREGKVHYLGASSMAAWKLTKALWTSDVEGLERFDVTQPMFNAANTDDVGDYLDVCADQDIAVCPYSPLAGGFLTGKYERAEDGAVVAPDGARGSLTDLFEDRYTSETAWEVLEAVESVADEVDATPAQVSLRWLMDQDRFTCVPIVGARTPDQLEENVGAVSLELSDDQFERIDAARGADESGYR; encoded by the coding sequence ATGGAGGTAGTACACTCACAGAACGTGAAAACGATCTCATTGACAGACGATGCGTCCGATCGTCTCAGAGCCGAAAAACTCGAAGAGGAGAGTTTCAGTGATGTCGTCCGACGATCGACGGAAGGTGTGTCACTCGAGCAGTACTACGGTGCCCCGAGTGACGAAACGGCGGACGAACTCGAGACGATCATCGACTGCCTATCGCAGGCAGTCGCCGCTTCCCCACTCGTTTTGACCCTCGCTACTGAACCACCTTCCATGGAGTACACGACGCTCGGCAACACGGGCACGACGGTATCGAAGCTCTGTTTCGGCACGTGGCGTTTCGGAAAGGAGAGCGACGGGACCGTCGAGACGAACCGCGAGGAGGCCCACGACCTCCTCGACGCCTGCTGGGAGCACGGCATCAACTTCATCGACACCGCGAACGTCTACGGCGATCCCAACGGCAAAAGTGAACGCTGGATCGGCGAGTGGCTCGAGGATCGGGGCCACCACCGCGAGGACGTCGTCCTCGCCTCGAAGGTCTACTTCCCGTACGATGGCCGGGGCGAACCCGGACCGAACGACTCCGGCCTCGGGCGCAAGCACATCCGCGCCCAGATCGAGGGCACCCTCGAGCGGCTGGGCACGGACTACCTCGATCTCTACTACATCCACCGCTGGGACGACGACACGCCGATCCGGGAGACGATGCGGACGCTCACCGAACTCGTCCGCGAAGGCAAGGTGCACTATCTGGGAGCCTCGAGCATGGCCGCCTGGAAGCTCACGAAGGCGCTGTGGACTAGCGACGTCGAGGGCCTCGAGCGGTTCGACGTCACCCAGCCGATGTTCAACGCCGCGAATACGGACGACGTGGGCGACTATCTCGACGTCTGTGCGGATCAGGACATCGCCGTCTGTCCGTACTCGCCGCTGGCCGGCGGGTTTTTAACCGGAAAGTACGAGCGTGCCGAGGACGGAGCCGTCGTCGCGCCCGACGGTGCCCGCGGTAGCCTCACCGATCTCTTCGAGGATCGATACACCAGCGAGACCGCGTGGGAAGTCCTCGAGGCCGTCGAATCCGTCGCCGACGAGGTCGACGCGACGCCCGCGCAGGTCTCGCTGCGCTGGCTGATGGACCAGGATCGGTTTACCTGCGTGCCGATCGTCGGCGCGCGGACGCCCGACCAGCTCGAGGAGAACGTCGGCGCGGTTTCGCTCGAGTTGAGCGACGATCAGTTCGAGCGGATCGACGCGGCGCGGGGCGCGGACGAGAGCGGGTATCGCTGA
- a CDS encoding M24 family metallopeptidase translates to MNVDVDLSPLRESLSVEELDGYLIDDDASDSDQRYVSGFTAPDPYQTLVTQTGVHLLVSGLEYGRASTEASADSVTRRAAYDYQQLVAEHGRYEGKNRMLSAFLEDHEVASVAVPRNFPTGTADGLREHGLAVTVEREGIVTDIRATKTDWEVDQIRASQRANEAAMATAEELIATADVEDGILVRDGDPLTSEDVKEEIEVTLLRHGCALDETIVACGADGADPHDRGSGPLEPDELIVIDIFPRDKETGYFADMTRTFARGDPGEEARRRYEVTRKAYEAALETVAAGVTGAEVHDVACDVIEDAGYATLRSDPNTETGFIHSTGHGVGLDIHEEPSVSPAGDELEPGHVISIEPGIYDPAVGGVRIEDLVVVTEDGYENLTDYRIGLEPTAGDRQ, encoded by the coding sequence ATGAACGTGGACGTCGACCTCTCCCCGCTACGGGAGTCCCTCTCGGTCGAGGAACTGGACGGCTATCTGATCGATGACGACGCGTCGGACTCGGACCAGCGGTACGTCTCCGGCTTCACCGCGCCGGATCCCTACCAGACGCTCGTCACCCAAACGGGCGTCCACCTGCTCGTCTCCGGCCTCGAGTACGGGCGCGCGAGCACCGAGGCCAGCGCGGACTCGGTCACCCGGCGGGCCGCGTACGACTACCAGCAACTGGTAGCGGAACACGGCCGATACGAGGGGAAGAACCGGATGCTGTCGGCCTTTCTCGAGGACCACGAGGTAGCGTCCGTCGCCGTCCCACGGAACTTCCCGACGGGGACCGCGGACGGACTCCGCGAGCACGGGCTCGCGGTGACGGTCGAACGCGAGGGGATCGTGACGGACATCCGCGCGACGAAAACGGACTGGGAAGTCGACCAGATCCGGGCGAGCCAGCGGGCCAACGAAGCCGCGATGGCGACCGCGGAGGAGCTGATTGCCACCGCGGACGTCGAAGACGGGATCCTCGTCCGCGACGGCGACCCCCTCACCAGCGAGGACGTTAAAGAGGAGATCGAGGTCACCTTGCTCCGCCACGGCTGTGCGCTCGACGAGACCATCGTCGCCTGCGGGGCCGACGGCGCGGATCCCCACGATCGCGGCAGCGGGCCGCTCGAGCCCGACGAGCTGATCGTGATCGACATCTTCCCACGGGACAAGGAGACGGGCTACTTCGCGGACATGACCCGGACGTTCGCCCGCGGCGACCCCGGCGAAGAGGCCCGACGTCGGTACGAAGTTACCCGTAAGGCGTACGAGGCGGCCCTCGAGACCGTCGCGGCCGGCGTCACCGGCGCCGAGGTTCACGACGTGGCCTGCGACGTGATCGAAGATGCGGGCTACGCAACCCTCCGGAGCGATCCCAACACCGAGACGGGATTCATCCACAGCACCGGCCACGGCGTTGGCCTCGACATCCACGAGGAGCCCAGCGTCTCACCGGCCGGCGACGAACTCGAACCCGGTCACGTCATCTCGATCGAACCTGGCATCTACGACCCCGCCGTCGGCGGCGTCCGCATCGAGGATCTGGTCGTCGTTACCGAAGACGGCTACGAGAACCTGACCGACTATCGGATCGGGCTCGAGCCGACGGCCGGCGATAGACAGTAG